From a single Longimicrobiaceae bacterium genomic region:
- the folE gene encoding GTP cyclohydrolase I FolE: protein MTDREDVVPGAAGAEQAEATPFQRNVREMLGLLGEDPDRQGILKTPERVEKSLRWLTRGYGMSVRDVIGDAVFDEDHHNMVLVKDIEMYSMCEHHMLPFFGKVHVAYIPNGRIVGLSKLPRVVEVFARRLQVQERLTEQIAQAIQDVLQPQGVAVVIEAAHLCMMMRGVEKQNSKTITSAMKGVFMDDLGTREEFLRLCSRPNIFG, encoded by the coding sequence ATGACGGACCGCGAAGACGTCGTGCCGGGCGCGGCCGGGGCGGAGCAGGCCGAGGCCACGCCGTTCCAGCGCAACGTGCGGGAGATGCTGGGCCTGCTGGGCGAGGACCCGGACCGCCAGGGCATCCTCAAGACGCCCGAGCGCGTGGAGAAGAGCCTGCGCTGGCTCACGCGCGGCTACGGGATGTCGGTGCGCGACGTGATCGGCGACGCGGTGTTCGACGAGGACCACCACAACATGGTGCTGGTCAAGGACATCGAGATGTACTCCATGTGCGAGCACCACATGCTTCCGTTCTTCGGCAAGGTGCACGTGGCCTACATCCCCAACGGCCGCATCGTGGGCCTTTCCAAGCTCCCTCGCGTGGTGGAGGTGTTCGCGCGCCGGCTCCAGGTGCAGGAGCGGCTGACCGAGCAGATCGCTCAGGCCATCCAGGACGTGCTGCAGCCGCAGGGCGTGGCCGTGGTGATCGAGGCCGCGCACCTCTGCATGATGATGCGCGGGGTGGAGAAGCAGAACTCGAAGACCATCACCAGCGCGATGAAGGGCGTCTTCATGGACGACCTGGGTACGCGCGAGGAGTTCCTGCGCCTGTGCTCGCGGCCGAACATCTTCGGGTAG
- a CDS encoding 6-carboxytetrahydropterin synthase produces MYLISVKAHYDSAHFLRSYKGKCEKLHGHRYEVEAALAFDALGEGGMAYDFTEAKLHLRAIADHLDHENINDLPPFTEIEPSAENQA; encoded by the coding sequence ATGTACCTGATCAGCGTCAAGGCGCACTACGACTCCGCGCACTTCCTCCGCAGCTACAAGGGCAAGTGCGAGAAGCTGCACGGCCACCGCTATGAGGTGGAGGCCGCCCTGGCCTTCGACGCCCTGGGCGAGGGCGGCATGGCGTACGACTTCACCGAGGCTAAGCTGCACCTGCGCGCCATCGCCGACCACCTGGACCACGAGAACATCAACGACCTGCCGCCCTTCACCGAGATCGAGCCCAGCGCCGAGAACCAGGCCC
- a CDS encoding SDR family oxidoreductase produces MEADGVEGVRGKTVLVTGGSRGIGLAVSRALVRGGAWVGMVARTRDELARAAAEAGGHAIPADVSSPEGVHGLANYVAELLGDAPDVIVNCAGAFSLAPFAETDPADFDRQLDANLRGPFLVTRAFLPLMLRRRDGLVVNVGSVAGRTAFPRNAAYSASKFGLRGMHEVLLQEIRGTGVRATLVEPAATDTPLWDPLDPDQDPDLPSRAGMLRPEDVARVVLFAVSQPRHVEIPVVAVQAAG; encoded by the coding sequence ATGGAGGCGGACGGGGTGGAGGGGGTGCGCGGCAAGACGGTGCTGGTCACGGGCGGCTCGCGCGGCATCGGCCTCGCCGTCTCTCGCGCGCTGGTGCGCGGCGGCGCGTGGGTGGGCATGGTGGCCCGCACCCGCGACGAGCTCGCGCGCGCCGCGGCCGAAGCGGGCGGCCACGCGATCCCGGCCGACGTCTCGTCTCCCGAAGGCGTGCACGGCCTGGCCAACTACGTCGCCGAGCTGCTGGGCGACGCGCCCGACGTGATCGTCAACTGCGCAGGCGCCTTCTCGCTCGCTCCGTTCGCGGAGACCGACCCGGCGGACTTCGACCGGCAGCTGGACGCGAACCTTCGCGGGCCCTTCCTGGTCACCCGCGCCTTCCTGCCGCTCATGCTGCGCCGCCGCGACGGGCTGGTGGTCAACGTCGGCTCCGTCGCCGGCCGCACCGCGTTCCCGCGCAACGCCGCGTACTCCGCCAGCAAGTTCGGGCTGCGGGGCATGCACGAGGTGCTGCTCCAGGAGATCCGCGGCACGGGCGTTCGCGCCACGCTGGTGGAGCCCGCCGCCACCGACACGCCGCTGTGGGACCCGCTGGACCCAGACCAGGATCCGGACCTTCCCTCGCGCGCCGGGATGCTCCGGCCCGAAGACGTGGCGCGCGTGGTCCTCTTCGCCGTCTCGCAACCCCGCCACGTGGAGATCCCCGTGGTGGCCGTGCAGGCGGCAGGCTGA